A genomic region of Cydia amplana chromosome 5, ilCydAmpl1.1, whole genome shotgun sequence contains the following coding sequences:
- the LOC134647794 gene encoding uncharacterized protein LOC134647794 isoform X2, translated as MIEYKEYKPVPAPRLRLAFHPHNIHTTIKVYARRLRPDIEYKTLSVTWGTRAQEVVATLLGKFRMRHRDPRLFYLSMEVRVRAAGLRTTLVLDDDARPAALQACHPKGYSKFSLEMRPGGLVKIYDSALMSSSQYKCLLTSERTTADELLAILLQCYNSAEGVERFSLYEVCPSQEYERKLHPDDLPLLVQRAWPADSDCHFRVRRNPRAPPLPPRTLPPPEEPEDEPSRALSALSLESDSDNRRYSPVYKFPSISYCKETKNDYLYI; from the exons ATGATTGAGTATAAGGAGTACAAGCCGGTGCCGGCGCCGCGGCTGCGGCTCGCGTTCCATCCGCATAATATTCAT ACCACAATCAAAGTATACGCCCGTCGGCTCCGGCCGGACATCGAATACAAGACCCTCTCCGTGACCTGGGGCACGCGGGCCCAGGAAGTCGTGGCCACGCTCCTGGGCAAGTTCCGGATGCGGCACAGAGACCCTCGCCTGTTCTACCTGAGCATGGAAGTGAGGGTGCGCGCTGCGGGCTTGAGGACCACGCTGGTGTTGGACGACGATGCGAGGCCGGCGGCGCTGCAGGCTTGCCATCCGAAAGGATACTCTAA GTTCTCTCTGGAGATGCGCCCCGGCGGCCTGGTGAAGATCTACGACTCGGCGTTGATGTCCTCCTCCCAGTACAAGTGTTTGCTGACGAGCGAGCGGACCACCGCCGACGAGCTGCTGGCGATCCTCCTGCAGTGCTACAACTCCGCCGAGGGCGTGGAGCGGTTCTCTCTGTATGAG gTGTGTCCCTCACAAGAGTATGAGCGCAAACTACATCCCGATGACCTACCCCTGCTGGTCCAACGAGCGTGGCCCGCCGACAGCGACTGCCACTTCCGGGTCCGGCGTAATCCCCGCGCGCCGCCCCTCCCGCCGCGAACCCTCCCCCCGCCAGAGGAACCCGAGGATGAACCCTCCCGAGCCCTCTCAGCTCTCTCCTTAGAGTCAGACAGTGACAACAGGAGGTACAGCCCAGTCTACAAATTCCCTAGCATCAGCTATTGCAAGGAAACGAAAAACGACTATCTCTACATATGA